Below is a genomic region from Lemur catta isolate mLemCat1 chromosome 15, mLemCat1.pri, whole genome shotgun sequence.
ACTTACCGGCCAGAGTACTGCTTTTGGAAAATGCCATTAACTGTGCTGGGAGTGGTGTGGCCTTTGTCCCTTGTGGGACATGTGACATTTGGTGAAAAATGTAATCTGGTATAAACCAGCAATGAATTCATCACTAGGGGATTGGCTTTGACCTTACTGCTGCTTCCAACAACACAGATACACTTTTGTGTCTTTTCAGTATCACTGAGGGAGAGCTAAGGGGGGGATcccagggggtgggcagggcctgaAAGTAGAACGTGATATTTAAGACAGCCATCCCTGGAAGCAGACACCAGGTACCTGGGCTCAGACCTCAGCTCCACCCTGAGctggctgagtgaccttgggcaaatcatttcacCACTCTCACCTCCTTGCTTTCCTCATTTGTTAACTGGGGATATGCACAGTCCCACCTCATTGGGTGCTTGTATTATGTGAGGTAATTCAAGTAAGAATTTAGCACACAGTTGGGTTCTTAGTACGGCCTCGATAGATAGGGCTGTCACCATCACCTGGGAGGACTGGGCTTTGCCTAGAGTAGAGGAAGCCCCTCTGCACTAAGCCTCCTTCCTCTTTGAtgcaagagattaaaaaaataataataatgctttaaaaGTGGCAAAGTCTACTTAACCAGCCATATAGTAGAAATAGCATAGATTTGCAATGAAAAATAGCAGCAAAAAATAGGTTGTGTTAAACAAAGAGTAGCCATTAGAAGTCCACAAAAGGGGAAGGAAGCCATCCCCCTACCTCCTGGGCCTGAGCCTTCGGGGAGCGAGTGGGTCCAGCCTAACCCAGCTGCCTGGGGCCTTGGTGCTGCTTGTTTGCAGTTTGTCTGCTCCATCCTTTCCCATTCCCCCTCTGCTTCTCGAAATatcttcctgcctctcctggccACCTTGTCCTTTTGTCCTGGCATCTTCAAGCAACTGTAgggaaacaagaaataaaaattagaggaaggaaggaaggaaagaaaggaagggagggaggaaggaaatgagcTTTTGGATCAACAAAACCTGGATCTAATCCCAGTGCTACTACAAatcatggggggtgggggtggggagggtgttgCTTGACCTTGAGTAGGTTCcagccctctctgagcctcgggcCTATTGGGAATTCCCAGAGTCCTCAAGTTCCCTCTCTCAGCTTTGTTGGGTCTGTTTGTTTAGGGGAGTAAAAggtggaaaggaggaaaaagggaaatgcGCTGCAGTAACGGGGTTAGGGAAGGCCAATTCTCCACCACTCCCCATCTTCCCCAGGACCGCTGGTGCCCTTCTTTCCCTATTGGGGGCTCGCTCATTTCAAGCATCACCAGTGGAAATCTCAGAGCCCTTGATAGCTCTTGCTTGGAAAGGGGCCCCTTATGAGTGCCACTGAGGTGACAACTTAAGCATTAAGGGAGGTAGTAGGGTGTAGCCGTTAACCACTGCCTTACTCCACCACttactgctgtgtgaccttggggaaactcctcccctcctctgtccTTTAGCTgccccacctgtgaaatgggaatctggattgttgggaggattaaaatGAGTTAATGGACATCAAACTCTTAGGGGCTTGGCTCACAGGAAGTGCTTGGTAAGTGGCAGCTGTTTCTTATGGTCCAGCTAGTGGGTGCTTGTTTCAGGGCTAACTCGATGACTTGCATTCACAACACCCTTGTTGTCTGGGCACTGAGGAAATACTGGCTAAGATTGTTTCTCTTCTCAGTTGCTGCATTGCTGCTTGTTCTGTAGCCTAGACCACTGATGCAACAAGGATTTGGTTCTTTCTGAGGCTGTGGTGTTTTATTTGTTATTAGTGGCCATGTATTTATTGCTCTGTTTCACCTGCCAGACATTGTCCTCTccgattaaaataataataccttcAGTTAATAATACCTTGCACTTAGGAAGTTGCTTTCATCCCAACAGCTCAAAGCCCTCTACAAACATGACCTCATTCATCCTTCCCCCGCTCCTGGGAGGGGGGCACTCCCATGTTTCAGCCATTCATCTCCAACTAGATTCTCAGAAGCCAAAGTATTGATTAAGCACTTCTACCTCTCAGGACCACAAATCACAGGCTCTGTTGCCTTCCCTCCCTGTTCCCAGAGTGATCTTACACCTACAGAAGATAACCAGAACCCTGTCCCTCTGGCCTGAGGGCCTGGCCCTCCCTGCCTCATTAAGGTGCCCACTGCTGTGCCCTAAAAATGGTAAACTTTAAACAAACCTTCTGGATAAACTGCCTTGATATCTAGGAAATAACAGGTTTGGCAATTTGGGACCCTTATCTTCCCTGAGAACTTCTTAATTAAGACCTAGGGGGTCATGGGGGATGTTCTACTGCAGCCAGAAATGTCTCTGCCCAGAGTAGACCCTACTACTCATGGCCCTGGCATGTTTGACACCTGTATGTACTTGTGAAAACCTGCCACTACACAATGACAGTACTTCCTTGTTCTGGGGCTGCTTGTGGCCTGAGCTCCCTGGCAATGTAAGCCGCGGGCTGCTCACTTTTGTTTTCACTGTGCGATTACTGGAAGGGAAGGGCTGCAAGCTGTACTTCACTCTGGTCACACTCTGGGTCTCAGCTCATGCACAGGAAAAAGCTGACTCCTACCccttcaaaataaataagcaaacaaaaagactAACCAAGTGCAATTAACTCATTATAGTGCCCAAGGCTGTTTTTCATGGGTACATAAGCATCAGATGTAACCTTTCCcttatttatatacttaaatatatatatacacaagttTTCTTAGATGATGAGTTAAATCCACATTAAGCAAAGTCAAAACAGAACCATGGCTTACTTTCTTATTATTAGCCTCTTTCTATTCTGAAGACCcttaactattaaaatatattcagtaattAGTAGCTCAGATAAAAAAAAGTACTATGTTTTCCAGAAACAGAAACTCTAACAGTGAATCCCTAACAATATTTACCTTCCTAATCtcttctgccccttccccaaTCTGCTGAGACTCCTAGTTCTTTTTTTACCCCTACGATTCCTAAACACAGCCCTAAAGGTCAAATCCTAATCCAGAAGGTGGAAGCTCAGCACTTATGAATGATTTTAAAGGGCTGTTGTTGAGAGCTAGTATTGTAACAGAGTAGTcgccctcctcccatagatatgagagggaaatattgagagtggggaatatgtcaCAGAGAGAATGACCtgagaaaatggcaaaaaatattttctgtttttttaaaacatcctccactcctttttgagaactaaatcctacatccctgcctcaggccagtggttgggagggacagggtaagtcttttgttatttgtgctaaAGGAGATGGCTCAGTGTggacctggtaaagggaggtcctgggcaGAGGAGCAGAGGTGGGAGATCAGAATCAACTGTAGTTGAATAGTAATTGCCTACAGCTGAGAACctaccctttaaaagctctgtatttctgcttattattgggacaatggcatttcagacaggagcctccatcctcctttgctggcaaagtaataaaacttctctttcctccttctcaaaccacttgttctccttcttctgatgcagcctctaGGACCAAGTGGCCAAGCATTCACTAACAGTCTCacctacttgggagactgaggcaggaggatcccttgagcccagagttggtggctgcagtgagctatgatcatgctgctgcactccagcctgacccagtctgggggaaaaaaaaaaaccaaaacctcgTGTTGGGATATTAGTCACTAAGAAAGTCTCACTTTTTTCCTTGTACATTAATATTGACTTACATCTCCAGAGAGCAAAGTCTTTGGTTTAAAACCTAGGAAAAGACTGCTCGATTCTTGGGGCTGGGTAGTGATTAGAAGGTAGCAAGGAGGAGGTTCTTGGGGTGCAGGTAATGTTTTGTTAGTTGATCTCGGGGCTGTCCACTTTGTGAAAAGTCAGCGAGCAGTACCTGTGACACTCGCACTTTCTTTATGTGcgttatatttcaataaaagatttcaaaaaatgGGACTACttgaaagttattaaaaaaattaaatgcttttgAGACTTGAGCAGCTGCAAAGgctctgttttctattttgatcATTCTGTTTCTCGAGATGACCACATCTTTCAGAGGAAGTGAGTCAAAGCCACTCTGTCTTGCTTTTCCAGCTGAGCATGTTCAGTTTGAATGAAGTAATGAATGAACTTGGCCGCACCACCCCCAAGCCTACAACAGCAAACAGAGGGCCTCGGCCAATCAGCAGGCACTCAAGGTTTTCAAGTTGAGTTCAAACAGGACCCCGGGAGGCCAATCAGCGCGCGAGGCCCCGCCCCGAACTCCCGGCCGCGGCCAACCACGAGGCCGGACGAGCCAAAACACAGCGGCCGGCCAATGCCCGGGAGCCCCACGGCGCCGAGCTCCGCCAATGGGCGCGGCCGGGCCGAAAGAGAAACAGTGCGGCCCGGCAGGCCGCAGGATTCGAATCGAACGTCCGTCCGGGAGCCGGGCGCTGGCGGAGCGGCGCGCCGGCCAATCAGCGGCGGCGGCTCGCGGCCCCCGAACGTTGGGAcagcggccccgccccgcgctgTTGTTTGTGGTGTCGGCCGGCCGCGGGCGCCGGACCACAACATTCGCCGGCGGCGGCCGATCGGCGGAGCGGCGGCCGAGCGCGAGCCCCGGGCGGCCGGCCCCCGCGCCTGCCGAGCGCCGCGTCGCGCCATGTCGGTGAACACGGACGAGCTGCGGCACCAGGTCATGATCAACCAGTTCGTGCTGACCGCGGGCTGCGCGGCCGACCAGGCGAAGCAGCTGCTGCAGGCGGCCCACTGGCAGTTCGAGGTGCGTGCGGGCCGCCCCGTCGGACGCGCCCGCCCCGGCGGGGGCCGCGGGTCGGGGACCGGGGCCGGGCCGCGGCGGGGCGGGTTAGCGTCGGCCGGTCAGGCGCTCCGCGCCGGCGAGCGGGTGTCGCGTGGGGCCGGGGCCGGCACCCCCTGCACATGGGGCGCGGCGGCCGGGACCGTGGGCCGGGCGCGGAGACGGGGTGCAGCCCGGCGGGGAGGCCCGGCCGGTGGGTCTCCTGCCCTCCGCCGGGCCCGGGCCGCGCTCACCTGCGCTCCGCCACCGTGTTTGTCCGCAGACCGCCCTGAGCACGTTTTTCCAGGAGACCAACATTCCCAacagtcaccaccaccaccagatGGTAAGTGTCGTCGGAGGGCCGGAGGGCCCCGGAGCAGGGCCGGGCGGGGGCCGAGGGGCGCGAGCCGGGGCCGCTGTCAGCCCCGGCGGTGACAGCCATGTTGCCGGGGAGCGCCGCGCCGCGAATGTAAACAAAGAGCCAAAATGTCTTCCAGGAAAGAGCGGCTCCCAGGCCGGCGCCGGCTCCTCGAACTTTGTGGCCCGCCTCCTGGGCTGCTGCCTCTTGGCCCGAGGCCTTGTGCCTGGCTCCGTTCCCTGGGGGAAGGGGCGCCAAAGTCGGGGGGTGGCAGCGAGGGGGAGATGGCCAGAGGACAAGCCAAGGGCTCAGGGGCTCTGAGACACTAGTGGCTGGGGAGGAGGACGGGGCTCCGATGATCACCAGGCGTTTGGGCAACTGGGGAGCCCGACTGAAGGGCCCACGGCCAGGAAGTTGGGGTGTTTGTGTTTGTGGGAGCTCCCTTTGCTGTTGAGTGGCAGCCCCTTCCCCCCCtccgcgcacacacacacccagcgcTACAGGGAACAGGAAAGGCATAAATCCACTGTGGCTCAGGAAGCTGGGCTGTACCCACAAAGGTATGTTCTCCCTTCTAAAGCCCAAGGGGACTGGGAAGCCTGGAAGAAAGACATACCCCAAGCATGGAGGACACAGGGATTTTGACCCAAGAaaagcccaagaatttgcattgaATCTCAGTATGTTCGGTTCCATACAGCCTCAGATCAAGGTTTGCTTTCTTCTCGTTTCCAGCCTCTCCCCAGGCCCAAGCCTTTGCCCTCCTGGCCTTGGCCTACCCTCCTTTCTTGAGGCCCGGGACATCCCTTCTTCACCCCACCCGCTAGTTACCTATTAGCccgctggggaggaggggctgggctcaGTGATAGAGACTGTAAAACATTATTCCCCAGATCTGTTGTGGCTTCTGGAGTACATTTTGGCATTTTTAACACTTGTGTCCTTGCCCATGGTTCCCTCCGGGGCAGAGCCTGCAAATGGTTCCTCTGTTGTGTCTTGTCCTTGGCTCCCTGTTTTCATTTACTCACAAAGGACAAGTAGAGAAGGGTCTGTCTTGACCTTTTTAACTAGCTTGTCTCTTACAGTGGCTTATGCCAGttataaatcaaacaaaaatggCATTTGGAGTGTGATGGGAGAATGGTGCTGGCCACGGGGCTCTTAGTAAACCCAGAAGGGGTTTGTCTCCAGAGACACCCACCCTGCATCCACCGTGGGAAATCTCCAGCTCCCACCttgcacttgagcctgggagctccctgccATCTCCTCCTCTCAAAAGTCTTGAGGTTTGCTCCTGCCAGCTGTGGCTGTCCTGCCtgtggggctgggcacagggaggCTCCCTGGGAAGAGCTGGTACTGGCATCCTGTCTAGTTCTTGTTGCCCCTTGTCTTGCAAATCCCAGGGGGATTGCAGTCCCCTTTGGAAGCTTCCCTCAGGAAGGTGGCAGGTTTTGTAACATTATAATCAATGTCT
It encodes:
- the UBALD2 gene encoding UBA-like domain-containing protein 2 isoform X1, which translates into the protein MSVNTDELRHQVMINQFVLTAGCAADQAKQLLQAAHWQFETALSTFFQETNIPNSHHHHQMPKGTGKPGRKTYPKHGGHRDFDPRKAQEFALNLSMFGSIQPQIKMCTPSNTPATPPNFPDALAMFSKLRASEGLQSSNSPMTAGACSPPSNFSHFWASSPPGHQVPWLPPSSPTTFHRLHCPQPTWPPGAQQGGAQQKAMAAVDGQR